A region of Beijerinckia sp. 28-YEA-48 DNA encodes the following proteins:
- a CDS encoding cation diffusion facilitator family transporter yields the protein MAQAHPHDHQDHSHDHSHDHSPAHAHAQGHDHSHDHAHGHGSGHDHGHAHGHSPGGHSHGGHSHAPVDFGRAFAIGIILNTAFVVVEAGYGFFSNSMSLLADAGHNLSDVLGLIVAWVAAVLVKRAATARYTYGLRSSSILAALANAVLLLVAVGAIILEAIQRLLNPEPVAGLTMIVVAAIGILVNGFTAWLFMGGKDGDLNIRGAYLHMAADAAISAGVVVAGLIILATGWQWVDPVVSLIIAVVIIWGTWGLLRGSLAMSLAAVPSHVDPEKVRAFLLKQPGVSALHDLHIWPLSTTETALTVHLCMYEGYPGDAFLTRLAQDLETHCTIQHATVQIETDPQTVCVLAHDHKV from the coding sequence ATGGCACAGGCTCATCCGCACGATCACCAAGACCATTCCCATGATCACTCGCATGATCACTCTCCTGCGCATGCCCATGCGCAGGGTCACGACCATTCGCACGATCATGCGCATGGGCACGGCTCTGGCCATGATCACGGGCACGCTCATGGCCATTCTCCTGGCGGCCACTCCCATGGTGGTCATTCCCATGCGCCGGTGGATTTCGGTCGCGCCTTTGCCATCGGCATCATTCTCAACACGGCGTTCGTGGTGGTGGAGGCGGGCTATGGCTTCTTCAGCAATTCAATGTCGCTGTTGGCCGACGCGGGGCACAACCTTTCCGATGTTCTCGGCCTGATCGTCGCCTGGGTCGCGGCCGTTCTGGTCAAGCGGGCGGCGACCGCGCGCTACACCTATGGCCTGCGCAGTTCGTCGATCCTGGCGGCCTTGGCCAATGCGGTGCTGCTGCTTGTCGCCGTCGGCGCCATCATCCTGGAGGCGATCCAGCGGCTGCTCAACCCTGAGCCGGTCGCCGGCCTGACGATGATCGTGGTGGCCGCCATCGGTATTCTCGTCAACGGTTTCACCGCCTGGCTGTTCATGGGCGGCAAGGATGGCGATCTCAATATCCGTGGCGCCTATCTGCACATGGCCGCCGACGCGGCGATATCAGCGGGCGTCGTCGTCGCCGGTCTCATCATTCTGGCGACGGGCTGGCAGTGGGTCGATCCGGTGGTCAGCCTGATCATCGCCGTGGTGATCATCTGGGGGACCTGGGGACTACTGCGCGGCAGCCTCGCCATGTCGCTGGCGGCGGTGCCGTCTCATGTCGATCCCGAAAAGGTGCGCGCCTTTCTGCTGAAGCAGCCGGGCGTCTCCGCCTTGCACGATCTGCACATCTGGCCGCTCAGCACGACGGAAACGGCGCTCACCGTGCATCTCTGCATGTATGAAGGTTATCCGGGCGACGCCTTCTTGACGCGGCTGGCGCAGGATCTCGAAACCCATTGCACCATCCAGCACGCGACGGTCCAGATCGAAACCGATCCGCAAACCGTCTGCGTGCTGGCGCACGATCACAAGGTCTGA
- a CDS encoding TetR/AcrR family transcriptional regulator: protein MADTIDTAKAPPADKKQRIIAALMALAGEMPWEEITISEVALRAGISLADFRDQFPSKGAVLAGFSRMIDRKVLDGTTEDLAAETARDRLFDVLMRRIDAMAPYKAGLKGISQWVRRDPVSAMALNTTALNSMRFMLEAAHLHSEGLAGTVKLQGLVIAWQRVLAVWFEDDESGLDRTMAVLDRELSRGETLTARLDDMTRLTAPLRSLANAVLAGRPRPKTRTPDHSDDVTPV, encoded by the coding sequence ATGGCCGACACCATCGACACTGCGAAGGCCCCTCCGGCGGACAAGAAACAGCGCATTATCGCGGCGCTGATGGCGCTGGCTGGCGAAATGCCCTGGGAAGAAATCACCATCAGCGAAGTCGCGCTGCGCGCCGGCATTTCGCTGGCCGACTTCCGCGACCAATTCCCGTCCAAAGGCGCGGTGCTGGCGGGCTTCTCGCGCATGATCGACCGCAAGGTTCTGGACGGCACCACCGAGGATCTCGCGGCAGAGACCGCGCGCGACCGGCTGTTCGACGTGCTGATGCGCCGGATCGACGCCATGGCGCCTTACAAGGCCGGCCTCAAGGGCATCTCGCAATGGGTGCGCCGAGACCCGGTGAGCGCGATGGCGCTGAACACGACCGCGCTCAACTCCATGCGTTTCATGCTCGAAGCGGCGCATTTGCACAGTGAAGGCTTGGCCGGCACCGTGAAACTGCAAGGCCTGGTGATCGCCTGGCAGCGCGTCCTCGCTGTCTGGTTCGAGGACGACGAGAGCGGCCTCGATCGCACCATGGCGGTGCTCGACCGGGAATTGTCCCGTGGCGAAACGCTGACCGCCCGTCTTGACGACATGACGCGGCTGACCGCGCCCCTGCGCTCGCTCGCCAATGCGGTCTTGGCAGGCCGCCCGCGTCCGAAAACGCGCACGCCTGATCACAGCGACGACGTCACGCCGGTCTGA
- the proC gene encoding pyrroline-5-carboxylate reductase, with protein MIDPSALPATLVLFGAGKMGSAMLRGWLALGMDGHGVTIVDPHPAADLLDLAKAHGILVNPPVGTITAPDALVLAVKPQTLDAAAADIAPLVTADTLVLSIMAGKTIANIAARLPEAKAIVRAMPNTPAAVGRGITGAAANAGVTPSQHATASALLAAIGAVEWLDREDWIDAVTAVSGSGPAYVFYLAECMAKAGEAAGLPADLAMRLARATVEGSGELMFTDAATTASQLRVNVTSPGGTTAAALDVLMAKDGLEPLMAKAIAAAKRRAGELSG; from the coding sequence GTGATCGATCCGAGCGCATTACCGGCCACACTGGTCCTGTTCGGCGCCGGCAAGATGGGTAGCGCCATGCTGCGCGGCTGGCTGGCGCTCGGCATGGACGGCCACGGCGTCACCATCGTCGATCCCCATCCCGCCGCCGATCTGCTCGATCTGGCGAAAGCACACGGAATCCTGGTCAATCCGCCGGTCGGGACGATCACGGCGCCCGATGCGCTCGTCCTCGCCGTCAAGCCGCAGACGCTCGATGCCGCCGCCGCCGATATCGCGCCGCTGGTCACTGCTGATACGCTCGTTCTGTCGATCATGGCAGGCAAGACCATCGCCAATATCGCCGCGCGCCTGCCTGAGGCCAAGGCCATCGTGCGCGCCATGCCCAATACGCCAGCCGCTGTCGGACGCGGCATCACTGGCGCTGCCGCCAACGCCGGCGTTACCCCCAGCCAACACGCCACGGCCTCGGCCCTGCTCGCGGCCATCGGCGCCGTCGAATGGCTCGACCGTGAAGACTGGATCGATGCCGTCACCGCGGTCTCGGGCTCTGGTCCGGCTTACGTTTTCTATCTCGCCGAATGCATGGCCAAGGCCGGCGAGGCGGCCGGCCTGCCAGCCGATCTCGCCATGCGGCTGGCGCGCGCCACCGTCGAAGGCTCCGGCGAACTGATGTTCACCGATGCCGCTACGACGGCCAGCCAATTGCGCGTCAACGTCACCTCGCCTGGCGGCACCACCGCCGCCGCTCTCGATGTTCTGATGGCAAAAGACGGCCTCGAGCCGTTGATGGCCAAGGCCATTGCCGCGGCGAAACGGCGCGCCGGCGAATTGTCCGGCTGA
- a CDS encoding YbjN domain-containing protein, which yields MMIETEASRSEHPVDVIERVASVRDWTFARDAEDEICISVDGSWSPYQISFTWLEGVEALHLACAFEVKINERRRNELNKLVSLINEQLWIGHFGIWEKEGVVIFRHTLILSGGLEPTSEQCEAAIEAGVSACDRYYQCFNFVLWSGRTAKEALDTALFETVGEA from the coding sequence ATGATGATTGAAACAGAAGCCAGCCGCTCCGAACACCCGGTCGACGTGATCGAACGGGTTGCTTCAGTCCGCGACTGGACATTCGCCCGCGACGCCGAGGACGAGATCTGCATTTCCGTCGATGGCAGCTGGTCGCCCTATCAGATTTCCTTCACCTGGCTCGAAGGCGTCGAAGCGCTGCACCTGGCCTGCGCCTTCGAGGTGAAGATCAACGAGCGCCGCCGCAACGAACTCAACAAGCTGGTCTCGCTCATCAACGAACAGCTCTGGATCGGCCATTTCGGCATCTGGGAAAAAGAAGGCGTGGTGATCTTCCGCCACACGCTCATTCTCTCGGGTGGCCTCGAACCGACGTCCGAGCAATGCGAAGCGGCGATCGAAGCGGGTGTCAGCGCCTGCGATCGCTACTATCAGTGCTTCAACTTCGTCCTCTGGTCTGGCCGCACGGCCAAGGAAGCTCTGGACACGGCTCTATTTGAAACCGTGGGCGAAGCGTGA
- a CDS encoding accessory factor UbiK family protein, with translation MPQTRGPIFDDLARLMTDAAGMANGMRREVETVVKTQMERLLSSMDVVTRDEFEAVREMAILAREENDKLTARLAELEAKLAQKQP, from the coding sequence ATGCCCCAGACGCGCGGACCCATTTTCGACGACCTCGCCCGCTTGATGACGGATGCGGCCGGTATGGCCAACGGCATGCGCCGGGAAGTCGAAACCGTGGTGAAAACCCAGATGGAGCGCCTGCTTTCGTCGATGGACGTGGTCACACGCGACGAATTCGAAGCTGTGCGTGAAATGGCCATCCTCGCCCGCGAGGAAAACGACAAGCTCACGGCCCGGCTCGCCGAACTCGAAGCGAAACTGGCCCAGAAGCAGCCCTGA
- a CDS encoding molybdenum cofactor biosynthesis protein MoaE codes for MATIRIQAEDFDATAAAASLTAGRADVGAVVTFTGRCRSEDNTLAALELEHYPGMAEEEIARVAAEAERRWPLQGTIVIHRYGRIRPGENIVLVVTAASHREAAFEAASFLMDYLKTQAPFWKKEIRADGSEGDWVEAKDADDRAMEKWGK; via the coding sequence ATGGCCACCATCCGCATCCAGGCTGAGGATTTCGATGCCACCGCCGCAGCGGCATCCTTGACGGCCGGGCGAGCCGATGTCGGCGCGGTCGTCACTTTCACCGGCCGCTGCCGCAGCGAGGACAACACGCTCGCGGCGCTGGAACTCGAACATTATCCGGGCATGGCCGAGGAGGAGATCGCCCGCGTCGCCGCCGAAGCCGAACGGCGCTGGCCCCTGCAGGGCACGATCGTCATTCATCGCTATGGCCGCATCCGTCCCGGTGAAAACATCGTCCTCGTCGTCACCGCCGCCTCTCATCGCGAGGCCGCCTTCGAGGCCGCCTCTTTCCTGATGGACTATCTCAAGACCCAGGCGCCCTTCTGGAAGAAGGAGATCCGCGCCGACGGCAGCGAAGGCGATTGGGTCGAGGCCAAGGACGCCGACGACCGCGCGATGGAGAAATGGGGCAAATAA
- the moaD gene encoding molybdopterin converting factor subunit 1 has product MKLSYFAWVRERIGLASEQITPPPQVRTVGELIAWLSARGEEYAYAFERPHIIRAAIDRVHVKHETPIAGAREIAFFPPMTGG; this is encoded by the coding sequence GTGAAATTGTCCTATTTCGCTTGGGTGCGCGAGCGGATCGGCCTCGCCAGCGAACAGATCACACCGCCGCCGCAGGTGCGTACCGTCGGCGAACTCATCGCCTGGCTGAGTGCGCGCGGCGAGGAATATGCTTATGCCTTCGAGCGCCCGCATATTATTCGCGCGGCCATCGACCGGGTGCATGTCAAACATGAGACGCCGATCGCCGGCGCCCGCGAGATCGCTTTTTTCCCGCCGATGACCGGCGGCTGA